The Chryseobacterium sp. G0186 genome includes the window ATGCTTTTGCTCAGCAGCAGCCACAATATATACCATTTAAGTTTAATGGTGAAACCGGAGTAATGCATACCTCCGGAAAGGAATACAAAGAGCCCGGACTGAGCAACTATTACCTGATGGATGATTTCAGAAGCTATATTCTGAGTAAAAACGACGGAACGGATGTCGTAATGGATGCTGTATCCGGAAAAGAACTGTTCTCCGGAAACCTTGATACGGATTGTGGACCTCTGAAAGTAGGAAATGATACCTATCATCACTTTCAATTTGAGGAAACCTCAGCATTATTAGCTCCCGGAAAAGGAGCCATATTTCTTCCCAAACGGTATGAAAAAATAGAGCCCAACAGCAATTCATGGGACAATGAAAATTTAAATGGTAAACAATTGATATGGGCATTAAAGAATGACAATACCTATGATATTCTTGATGCCAAAAACAATTTTGAAGCCGCTAAAGAGCCCTCTTCTTTTGAAAGTTTTGACCTAGTATTCCGGACCAATAATGATGCTCCTCCTAGTCTAGTTGGATTTGTAGTGGGCAAAAAAACAGCAATAAAACGCGAATTTGGGCAGCAATATAACATCCCATCATCTGATGAAACAGTGAATGCCTATGATCTTAATTTTAAAAAAATAGGAAGTACTCCCTATCAGGAAAATAGCATTTCAAAGATGTTCAATACAAAAATTCAGCTTAGAGGCAGCATGATTGCTCCGCCGGGAGTAAAGAACCAACCTATTCAACCATCCGGTAAAACAATAGCCCTGAATAAGGAATTCAGCCTGATTCCATCAAAAGATGATCCTGACAAACTGATACTGGTAAATACGCAAAAAGGGTCCAAACCTGTACTAGGAAATGACAAATTCGATTACAGATATATAAGTACTTCAAAAAACCTAAAGGCACTTCTTCAATTGAGACATGCCGATAGCGGAAGTTTTTTCTACTTTGACTTCGACGGGACTTATTTTCCAAAAGGTATTCCCATGATCCCGGAAAAATACAGATCCTGGAAATAATCATTCAGAATGAACCGAAAGCCAATGATAAAAAAACCACCTCTAAAAACAGAGGTGGTTTAAAAACACAAATGATGAAAAAAAAATATTTTTCAGTATAAAAATTATTCGCTTACCATTAAAAACATCTTATTCGTTTTCCAAATCTGATGATGTTTTGCAGTGCAAAAGTAAGGTTATTTATAAATTTTAGTTTGATACAAAAGCGTATAAAAATGATAAAAAATTACTCCTGAAAAGACTTTCTAAATTGTGTTGGCGTTACCCCTGTCTTTGATTTAAAAAATTTTGTAAAATTAGTTACCTCGTTAAACCCCAGTTTGTATGCTATTTCACTTATACTTATCCCATTATACATCAGATTTCGCTTAATTTCTAATACCATTCTATTGATAAGCCATTGTTTCGGGGTCTGATTTTCTACTTTCAGGAAAGCATTTTGCAAGGTTCTCAGGCCGATGTTCAATTCTTCACTGTAGTAGTTTAACCCATATTGCTGATGGAGGTTTTTGTTAACAAGAGACTTGAACTTTGAAACCAATATCTTATTCCCACAAATATCCAGCTTATTTTCAGTGTTTACAGGTACCCTTTCTGCTATAAGAAGAATGTTGAATAAATAGTTATTTAACAGCATAGTTTGCATCTCATTATAAGGTCTGGCCAACTCTTTTTCGATATAATCAAATAGTGAGGAAACTTCTTCAAATCTATCTCCCAGATCAAAATAAGGTAAAGTTAAAGGATCATTAAATAAATGGGCATGTCCATAAAATTGACTTTGAATACTCCCTTTACAGAGAAAATCCTCCGTGAAAATCATGACCCGTCCTTTAGAGGTAACCGGATGATGGAATTGACTGATCTGATTGGGAGAAACAAAAAGAATATACCTCTTCTTAATATTGATTACTTTAAAATCTACCGTAAAAGTTCCTCCCTCTTCGTAAAAAAGATGAATGCTATTAAACTGTATTCTATGGGGCAAAAAGAGTTGATCAGGCCTCATTAATAATAGATCCGATATTTCTTTCGTATTTATAAATTGGTTGCTATGATCAGGATGCAAAAAAGGTTCAATTATAAAATCTTCCATAAAGTCTTATTATTAATTTTAGCGGAACTGATTACTTGTTGTAAATAAAGTACACCCCTTTCTTTTCGAAGTCAACATATTGCAAAACCAATGCCTTATTCTGCTAATCTAATGCTCCTATAAAGAACATTATATTATAGACATCAACTCGTACAAATGTAGAATTAAAACAAATATAAAATTAACATGATTTATCGATTATGAATAATTTATATAAAAAACTTCACCGAATTGATCTGTATCCAATGTACAGAACTTCATCAATCGTCTTCTGATTGTACACAGCCTGCTATTTAAGGTTATGTCATCTACAGACTTAAAGTGTTTTTTTGAAAAATCCACACAAAAATCCCCTTTAAATCTGAATTTAAAGGGGATTTTATTTATTTTATCCGTTTCTGTAATTTTTCAAGTAAATTTCTACTGTTCTACAATGGTAAGCGAATTGTAAGCACCACTTCCTGAAGTATCAAACTGACTTGTGGTTCCTTCAAATGCCACCGTAATCCAGGTAAAAGGTCTCAGTTTATCTCCTTTATTCAGATAAACACTTACGGTACAAGCGGATCCTACAGGGACCATATTGGGGCTGGCTCCAGTATCAGAGGCATAGCCATTATTTGTTTTTACCCTTTGGGTAATCGTTCCGGATGGGTTTCTTACTTCCCAGATGGCTTCAGTCTGGTTATTGTCTCCTGTATTTACCTGGCTGGATTGTAATGCAAATGTAAAAGTTGCAAAATAAACTCCGGTTCTGGGTGCAATAAATTCTCCGGTAGCCGGATTGAAGTTAGCAGTGGGAACTCCTGAATCTGAGTCCAGCTTTTCATCCCAATTAGTTAAATAAGACGATCTTCTTTGTACAATTCCAGACTTGGTACCTATTTCTGAGGGAACAGCACTTTCAAACACATAGGTATCCTGAGTCGTTTTACTGGCCATGACCACAATACGGGGTTTCCCTTTTGGGAAAAAGCTCACCCAGTTTGTTCCGTCTGAAAATTCTAAATAGCCTTTTACTCCAATGGCAGGACTTGCTATGTAACGCAAAGCTCCGGCACCAGCCTGGGAAGCCGTTTTATCGGTATTCCCTATAGCTACGGAACCGTTGGTTGCACTACGCAGATCTATAGCAACTTTTGGGGAGGGTACCAATACTCCTAATTTACCTGTATTATCTACAATCACATTGCCGGCATCGGTCTTAATTTCGACCGGCTGTGTTGGATTGTCTACTCCCAATCCTATTTGAGCATTGACTTGTATTGTAAAAAAGAGCATGGGTATGAATGCACTTACGAAACTCTTTATTTTATGGTGTTGTATCATCATTTTATTTTTTTTATAATTGGCTAATACTCAAATTATTAAATTTCCCGTCATTCAGAGTATTTCTCGTACTTCCTATATTATGTTTAACACTAAACCTAATCGTATTCCCTGTTTTAAGGTTAAAAATCGCATTGCAGTTACCACTGATGTAGTTACTTACAGCACCGGCCTGAAATGCCGGATATGAGTTCACCGTTTTAAATGTTCTGATATTTTCAACGGCCTGATTACTTTCTATTGCTGTTTCTATGAAGGTATTTTTAGGAATGTTACCACTCGCTAATGTAATATTGAAAGATACCAGGTAAAATCCGTCACGGGGAGCAGTAAAGGTGCCATTGGTAGGATTAAAGTCACCATTGGGAAGCGCTGTACCCGAATCAACAGTTTCATTCCAGCCGGATATATAGGAAGAAGTATTGTTATCAATGCCTTGGGCTGTACTTTTATTGGCGTTCACCAGTGCCTTGGCCGGAGGGGTAAGAGGTAAGGCAATCCATTGTTCACCATCAGAATATTCTAAATAGCCACTCGTATTGTATCGTATAGCACCGGCACCTGCTTCCACAGGGGTTTGAGGATTGGTTCCCACTCCAATAATTCCTTTATTATCAGCAGAACGAAGATCTACTTTGGTGATAGGGTTTAAAACTCCGATTCCGAGATTCCCTTCTGTATTCACTACCAAATCATTTGACAGCTTGGCAGCATCCGGTGCAGCCCCATTATCTTTAGCTGCATCAATCTGGAAAGGATGTACTGGATTCTGAGTAAATATCCCTACCTGAGCATATATTTTGCCAGCAGAAAAAAATAGAATACAGGCCACCAGTTTATATAGAATAATAATTTTCTTTTTCATAATCTTTTATTTTAATGTTCTATAATGGTTAAATTATTAAATCCATCATCCGGATTGGTAGGATCTGCGGGGTTACTTGTCACTCTAAGGGCAACGGAACCGCTTGAAACAAGATTATGCCATAGTCTTGTCACTACTGTTGTACCTGCAGCTAAGGTAAGGGTAACGGTACTTGACCCTCCGGCCTGGGTAGATCGGGTGGCATTGGCATCATCAGCAGAACCGGTCATCGATTGTCCGAAAGTTTTGTAGACGCTTGCCAGTAACGTATTGGTTGTCGTATTGAAGAACTGGGATTCTACCCTGGACCCATCATTGATAACGGCCCCGTTAAAGTTAAAGGTCAATAAAAAGGTATAAGTTCCATTACGGGGAGCGGTAAAAATACCTAATGTTCCATCAAAGCTGTTGCTCATATCCCGTACTATATTCCAATTGCCAATATTGGCTGCAGCACCCGGTGTTATTAGCTGGCTTGTGACTTTACGTGCAACCACTACTGCCTTTTGAGGTGCCACATATGCCTTGCTCCATACCAAACCGTCTGATACTTCAATTTTTGCCCCTGTAGGTACGTTTACAACGTCATATCGTACAGCTCCGGCAGCAGCGGCGGCGGCAGTCATTGTTGTGGTGCCCAAGCCTAAGGAGTTTTCAGAGCCCACTGATCTCATGTCCAACTTTACTTGTGGAGTGAGCACTCCTACTCCGATAAATCCGGTTGATTTGTTAATAACAACATCATTAGCTACCTGTGCAGCTGTTGGTGTTCCTGTAGTAGTATTATCCTTCGCAGCATCTACATGTAAAGCGCCGTAAGGATTTTTTGTTCCTATCCCAATTTGTGCATGACTCAAATTAACAGAACAAAATACCATACCTAACAGTAATAGTAAGTTTTTTCCTTTTTTCATTTGTTGTTTTTTTTAGGAAATTAAATTATTCTCATTTGCAGCCCTTAAAGTAGTTTTTATTTTTTTAAGATACGTCATAAAATAGTATTATATTATTATGAATCAGTTGAAAACACACTAATAATGGTGCTTTCAGGAGAAAAAAAAATTAAGCCGGATTGTTGAATGAATAGCAATCACATTCTGTAGTCCAGCTATAAATTCCGATCACTATTTCAAATCAAAAATTGGTTTTTCCATTTTGTGATGGTGTTCCTGCTTAATTTAAAATGCCTGGCAAGCTGAGAATTATTCAGCTTATTATCTCTCTGATATTCTAATATTTGAAAAATAGTTGATTCATTATAAGAGCGATGTCTTTGATTAAATTGGGTATTTTCCTTTGAACTTTTATCGAAGAGGATTTGATTGATGTTGATAATATCAAGTACTGACAAGTCTACCTTGGATAATAAATGATCACATATTTCTTTTTTTTCAGGGCATTTTATAGTAATTAAGTCATTGTATATTCGTTTATAATCAGGTTTTCTTTCCATTATTGTTTTAAGTCTTGTTTTTTTTGATTGTTGTATTTATTCAGCCACTTATACAAAGTGGTTTTGGGAATCCTGTACTCTTCTATAATCTGTGTTTTTGTTTTAACACCATTTTCTATCTGCTCTAAAATAAAATCTACCAGTTCTCTTGTATAAATATTCTTTCTGTATTGAGGGAGAACAGATTTTTTATTTTCAGAATTATTATAATTCAAACCGGATTGAGGAGCATAAAGAATTAAATATTGAGAATACATTCTAAAAAAATCATATTCCATCAATATGCTGAATTTCAATAAAAGTTTCAATAATTATCTTAATGGACTCCGTATCAATTATATTACGGCTAAATTATATGACACTCCTATTTTCAGGGAATATAAAATAAGTTATCTGGCGGAGACTTGTGGATTTTCTTCCAGAGAAGTTTTTGCCGTCATCTTTAAAAAAGAAACAGGGGTAAGTCCTTCCTATTTTATCAATCAGCTGAAAAAGTAAACTCCATCAAAAATAGATCAGGAATCATGGATCAATTCTACGGGAAACCATAAGCTGTTCAATAAAAATAAATGTATGTTTGTACCCTAAAAAAAGAAATTAAATCAGATTCACAGGTTTAATTTTTATTCAGATATTGTTTTTAAGGAAATCATATTTGAAAATAACCATTGTTTGAATAAAGTTTAAGAAATAGAAAAGTGTCTAAGGAAAACAAAAGATTTTATTTTAGAATTGATACTGAACCTAGTGAAGCAATTGAGGTCTTCGTTGGGCAAAATGCAGGAACTCAGCTGAATAATGATATTTTAAATGCTCAGAGGGAAGTTTTAATTATTTCTCCTTATATAGATGAAGCAAAGCTGGATGATCTTATCATGCTGAAAAACAGAAATGTAAATGTAAGACTGGCCTTTAGTGATCTACGACCGGAGCAGTACCATGAAATTCTCAGAAAGCTGATTCATCAGCACAAGGTAACTGATGTGAAGAAAAAAGAGAAAAGGGAAAGTCAGAAAAACATGCTCTTTCTGTCTTCTATTGCCTTATTTTGTTTGGGTGTTTTTTCCCTTATTTATTTCGGAATGCATGCTGTAGATGACCTCACCAATTCCAATAATTTCCTGGCTATACTTGTTTCCCTTGGATCATTTTTTGGATTCTATAAATGCTGGGAAATGAAGGCTGCTGTTGAAAAAACAGAAATCTACACGTACCATTATTCTGAAAACCTGAATTTTAAGTTCATCAGAAATAGCCGGTATGACAACAAATTTCTTCATTCTAAAATCTATATTATAGACCGAAAAATTGCGTATCTGGGATCACTGAACTACACCAAAAGTGGTTTTACCACTAATTTTGAATCCCGCGTCAGAATTACCCAGAGAGAAAAAGTAAATGAACTGGTTCACTTCGTTCATGATATTTTTGAAGATAATGTAAACCTCAAAAAGCACGAGCTTTTTTATCTTGGAAAGAAAATATACAGTGAGGAAATGTATTGATTTCTTTTATTTATCCTGATAAAATTTCGGTGGCCTCCAAGGAGGCCACCGAAATTTTATCAGGATATTAAATCAAGAAAATCATTTTTTAATGATTTTTTCTGTTACCGTAGCAGACTTAGTAGTAAGTTTAATATAGTAAACTCCCGTTGGAAGAGAAGATAGAGTCACCTGCT containing:
- a CDS encoding helix-turn-helix domain-containing protein translates to MPHRIQFNSIHLFYEEGGTFTVDFKVINIKKRYILFVSPNQISQFHHPVTSKGRVMIFTEDFLCKGSIQSQFYGHAHLFNDPLTLPYFDLGDRFEEVSSLFDYIEKELARPYNEMQTMLLNNYLFNILLIAERVPVNTENKLDICGNKILVSKFKSLVNKNLHQQYGLNYYSEELNIGLRTLQNAFLKVENQTPKQWLINRMVLEIKRNLMYNGISISEIAYKLGFNEVTNFTKFFKSKTGVTPTQFRKSFQE
- a CDS encoding helix-turn-helix domain-containing protein, translating into MEYDFFRMYSQYLILYAPQSGLNYNNSENKKSVLPQYRKNIYTRELVDFILEQIENGVKTKTQIIEEYRIPKTTLYKWLNKYNNQKKQDLKQ
- a CDS encoding helix-turn-helix domain-containing protein, with product MLNFNKSFNNYLNGLRINYITAKLYDTPIFREYKISYLAETCGFSSREVFAVIFKKETGVSPSYFINQLKK
- a CDS encoding phospholipase D-like domain-containing protein; this encodes MSKENKRFYFRIDTEPSEAIEVFVGQNAGTQLNNDILNAQREVLIISPYIDEAKLDDLIMLKNRNVNVRLAFSDLRPEQYHEILRKLIHQHKVTDVKKKEKRESQKNMLFLSSIALFCLGVFSLIYFGMHAVDDLTNSNNFLAILVSLGSFFGFYKCWEMKAAVEKTEIYTYHYSENLNFKFIRNSRYDNKFLHSKIYIIDRKIAYLGSLNYTKSGFTTNFESRVRITQREKVNELVHFVHDIFEDNVNLKKHELFYLGKKIYSEEMY